The Acetonema longum DSM 6540 region TCAGCAAAAACTGACTAAGCCCCAGAACGACCAACACAAAGAAAGCCCGGCTGCGGTTAAACCACCAGCTAAGAATCATACCGGCCAATATAATGAGACAGGACAGGCTTTTTGCCAATGCAGCCAAGCTCTCCGAACCGGTCCCAGCCCACAAGCCGGCATAGGCCAGAGCCAGCAAGGCAAACGGCATCCGGGACAGGGGCACTCCTCCTGGACTCATCGTTATCCTACTCTCGCGTCATTGGCGTCTTTTGTGAATTGATCCCGCAGCACCCGTTTTAAAATCTTACCGGTCTGATTTTTAGGCAGAGCATCCACGGCCACAAAATCCCGCGGCATTTTATAGGCGGCCAGGTTGCCCTGCAAATATGCTTTCAATGCTTTTTTGTCAAATGCCTGATCCGGAGCCATAACAATATAAGCGCATACCGCCTGACCGCGCAGTTCATCAGCCTGGCCGACAACAGCCGCTTCAATGATGCCGGGATAAGAATGCAACAGTTCTTCAATCTCGCGGGGATAAATATTCTCGCCATTGCTGATGATCATATCTTTCAGCCGGTCCACAATAAAGAGATAGTCTTCCGTATCCTGATAAGCCAGATCACCGGTATACAGCCAGCCATCCCTGAGGGCCAATGAGGTTTCCAGCGGCAGGTTAAAATACCCCTGCATTACAGTGTGGCCCTTGACGATCAATTCCCCCACCTCACCGGGAGGCAGAGTCTCCCCTTTTGAGTTCACTACCCGGACCTCAAGGCCAGGCAGGGCTTTCCCAATGGAGCAAAATTTCGTTTTACCGGCAGGGTTCAGGGTCACGACCGGCGAAGCTTCGGATAAACCATACCCTTCTGTAACGGTCTTGCCGTACTTTTGGCGGAACTGCCGGGCGACATTTTCCGGCAGGGAAGCGCCGCCGGATACAAGCAGCCTGATTCCCTGCAGATCTTCGGGTGTTCCGACCCGGGTGAGCAGATTATAGATAGGCGGCACACCGTACATAACGGTCACGCCGTAGTCTTTAATGGCAGCCAGCGCTTCCTTGGGGGCAAAGGCCTCCAGAACCGTAATCGAGGCGCCGCACAGCAGCGGATTTAACACGGCGCAAGTCCAGGCAAAGCAATGATACATAGGCAGGACGCACAGAACATTGTCCTGGGCCGATATGTCCAGTACCTTCTGCAGTCCCCCGGCGTTAGCGACCAGATTTTTATGGGACAATACAGCTCCCTTGGGGTTGCCGGTGGTCCCTGAGGTATATATGATCACACAGGGCTGATCTTCTTGCAAACGATTGTCAAAGGAGGGTGTCATTTCGCCTATCTGGGATATCTGCTGTTTGATATCGGAAATCAAGCTTTGTCTCACTTCCTGCCGATAGCCGTACCGGTGCAATTCTTCGGCAATGTTCAGGGGCTCAGCCGTCACGATATGCTTCATGCAGGCATCTTTTACGATATAAGCGATTTCACGGCAGGTAAGCTGAAAATTAAACGGTACAACCACCGCGCCTAAACTGGCAATAGCCATATAACTGCAGACATATTCCACTGAATTGCGGGAAAACAATCCTATATTATCGCCAGAGCGGATCCCTATTTGATAAAAATAAGTCCGGTATTTTGCCACTTCCTCCTGCAGCTGGGCGTAAGTAACGTTGTTAACGCCGCGAAAGGCTATGGCATCGGCCATCCCCTGATAAATGAGATGATGAACAAACATTGCGGATCCTCCTCTATTATTTTGAATGCAAGTATAAAAAATGTGCTTACAGAATGCTAGTATATCATAACCAAGCGCATCAAACAAACCAAACATAAAAGGAGAGGTTTTATCCTCCCCTTTTATACAAAGCAACCATCCTTATAGCCCAGATGCCTCAAAGAGTCTTACACGTGACGTTTCGAAACAACCTCTTTCCCAAAGGTCCACTGACATTTCATGCATAAACTGACTCTACGTGACTTGAACAGCAGACAACTACACTCGATGGTTTGATACTGACTTTCCGGTTTAAAACAAAAACACTAACCTTACTGACTGATGAATCGCGAATCGCTTGCAATACCGAAAAACGGATCTCACATTTGCAATACCGATAAACCACTAGTCGCTATAAGGATGGTGCCTGATTTAAATATAGCACACCCTCTGTACTTTTGCAATAGCAAATAAATAAAAACCTATTGCCAAACTCATCCACAGCCACGAATCTGGAACCGTTCAAAAAGGCCCAGATGCTAGACGCGACGAGGACGGGCGTGAGACTGTACGTTCGGGAGGGTACGTCGAACGCCCGCCCGCAGGAGCAACAACGCAGATGGGCCTTTTTCAACGGTTTCCTGGTAGTTTTAACTTGGCTAAAGCGTCAGCTAACGCCGAATTGATTGGCTGGTCCTGGGCCTTTTTCTGTTCCTTTAAATATCGTGACACTTCCTGTTTCGACACCTTGCCATGGTCGGTCTGCCGCCGTTCTTCAAAAGCGGTCAGTTTCTCCCGGTAGCCGCAGACGCAGGCAAACAGGCGATGCTCGCCTTCTCCCCGCAGCTCCAGTTTTTTTATGGCAGTTGGGGCAGCGGGCATTGGTCACCTTGGCCAGGCCTTTGCGGTAACCGCATTCCCGGTCCTGACAGATCAGCATCTTGCCCTTTTTGCCGTTGACTTCCAGCATATACTTGCCGCACTCGGGACATTTGGTCCGGGTGAGATTGTCATGGCGGAACTGTTCCTGACTGTTTTTGATGCCAGTAACCGCTGTTTTTGCGTAATCCTTCATTTCATGAATAAATTTATCTTTTGCTAAGGCGCCCTTGGCAATAGCGGCCAGCTTCTGCTCCCACCGGGCCGTCAGAGTCGGGGATCTCAGTTCTGCCGGCACAAGCTCCAGCAACTGCCGGCCTTTGGCGGTAATGAATATGTCCTGGCTGCCGCCCTTTTTCTCAATCAAAAAACTTCCAAACAGCTTTTCGATGATATCGGCCCGGGTCGCCACAGTACCCAATCCGCCGGTTTCGCCAATGGTTTTTTTCAGGCTCTCATCCACGTTTTGCATATACTTTACCGGATTTTCCATGGCCGACAGCAGGCTGCCCTCATTAAAGGGAGCCGGCGGCTTGGTTTTGCCCTGGGTAAGGGAAACGCCGGATACCGGCAATACATCCCCTTTGCTGCAAGGAGGCAGGAGCTGTTCACCGATCTCTTTCCTGCTGTCTGGGTCTTCTGTTTCTTCTGTATCCTCGTCTGAGTCTGTTTCGCCCTGGTACAGTTCCCGCCAGCCAGCCGCAATGACGGTCTTGCCTCTGGCCACAAAGGCCTCGCTGCCGATCTTGGCCTGGAGCGTAACCTGCTCATATTCAAAAGGCGGATATAATACCGCTAAAAAGCGTTTAACCACTAAATCATACACTTTTCGCTCTTTGTCGCTCAGAGCGTTTAAAATCACGGTCTGTTCCGTGGGAATGATGGCATGATGGTCGGAGACTTTGGCGTCATCGACAAAATGCCTATTGGCCTTGATGGGACTTTTCAGCAGTTTAAAGGCGGCTTTCATGTAAGGGCCCACGCCGCAGGCCTGCAGTCTTTCTTTCAGGGTATCAACGATATCGGAGGAAAGATAACGGGAGTCGGTGCGGGGGTAAGTCAGAAGTTTGTGGTGTTCATACAGCTGCTGCATAATGCTTAAGGTTTCTTTGGCCGAAAAGCCAAAGAAACGGTTGGCATCCCGCTGCAGCTCGGTCAGGTCGTATAACTGAGGCGCAAAGCTTTTCTTGGCCGCCTTGTTGACAGCGGTAATTTCAGCCGGTTTGCCCCCCAGGGAACCCAGGATTTTCTCACATTTTTCCCGGTCAAAGGTCCTGACCTGGCCGGTTTTTCCGTCCTGCCAGGTCAGCCTCAACCCATTGGCTGCGGCTTGAATCCCGTAAAAGGGCTTGGGCTGGAAGGTCTGAATCTCTTCTTCTCTGGCAGCGATGATGGCCAGAGTAGGGGTCTGGACCCGGCCACAGGACAACTGGGCATTATACTTGCAGGTCAAGGCCCGGGTGGCATTGATGCCCACCACCCAGTCAGCTTCGGCCCTGGCCACGGCCGAAGCATAGAGGTTCTCATATTTCCTGCCGTCTTTCAGCTTCCTAAAGCCTTCCTGGATGGCCTTGTCGGTCACGGAAGAAATCCAGAGACGCTTGAGGGGTTTACGGATCTGGGCTTTCTCCAGAATCCATCTGGCCACCAGCTCCCCCTCCCGGCCGGCATCAGTGGCAATGACTACCTCATGGACATCCTGTCGGCCCAGCTGTTCCCGGACGATCTGGAACTGCCTGGCGCTCTGCCTGATGACCACCAGCTTTAGCTGAGCCGGCAGCATGGGCAAATCTTCCAGGCGCCAGGACTTGTACTTATCATCATAAGCTTCGGGATCGGCCAGGGTGACCAAATGCCCCAGGGCCCAGGTCACGATATATCTTGCCCCTTCAAAATAGCCGTTGCCTTTTTGGCCGCATCCCAGCACCCTGGCCAGGTCCCGGCCTACCGAAGGCTTTTCGGCGAGAACAACTGTCTTACTCATGGTTAAAATCCTCTCAAGATGAATTGATTAATCAAGTTTCTCTTTACCTATACTCTCCAGCTGCTGATTAAGTTTATCCGCCTGTTGCCGGACAGCTGCAGCTTTGGCCCTGACGTTATCGGCAAAGGCCTGGTCCTTGATCCCCGGCAGGTTAATCGCTACGTTGTAAAGAGCCCCCCGCAGGCCGGCATAGGCCATCAGCCCGGCGACAGCAGCATCGCTGGCTGCATGAGGATTGCCGTATTCGAGAGTCTTAGCCGCCAATTCCATGACTTTCAGGGCTTCTTCGGCAACCTGCAGAGGCAGGATAGTGGCCTGCTTGGTAGATTCCTGAATTTTTTGCGACCTGGCTTGCTTTTCCGCATCCGTGGCTTTGGGTAGTTTGTAGGCCGCCATAACTTGATTAAAGGCCTGGGTATCTTCGTCAATATACCGGGTCAGGCTAGCCGTAACGGCTTGAGCCTGATTAAGGACAGCAGCCATTTCAGTGTGGACGGCCGCATGCTTTTCACTGTTCACGGTCAGACGGCAAACCATAATTGCCAGAGCGCCTCCCAGGCTGGCGGACAAGGCTGCGACGCTGCCGCCGCCAGGAGCCGATGAGTCGGAGGCCAATTCGGTGATAAAGCCCTGTACGGTTTTGTCGATCAGCATCATAAAATTCCCCTCCTATTTTATAAATTATCTTCCAGGACTTGTTTCCGGTCAAATCCTTCGAAACGCAGATAAAAATCCGCCACGTCCAACAGAGCCTGCATCGGCAGAAGGCCTACCACTTCGCTGCCGATAATGTTTACCCCATAACGGGCGGCTTCGGATTTCACTGTTTCAAACACTCTGAATAACGGAGTTCCGGTATAATCCACCATGTTGATGGAAACCTGGGCTACATTTCTGTCTTCCAGCATGACCCCCATGGCTCGGACATATTTATAGCCGCCCCTGGCTTCCCGGATAGTGTTGGCGATCTTTTTGGCAATGCTCACATCGCTGGTCCCCAGGTTAATGTTATAAGCGATCAAAAACTGTCTGGCCCCCACAGCCGTGGCTCCGGCTGTAGGATGCATCCGGACCGGGCCATAGTCAGGCTGTCTCTCGGGTTTCACGATTTCGGCTTTTAATCCCTCATATTGTCCCTTGCGGACATCCGGCAGGTTTTTGCGGACAGGAGTCTTGGCTGCCGCTTCGTACATGTAAACGGGAATATCCAGCTTTTGTGCAATTTCCTGGGCCAATTCGTTGGCCAGGGCCACGCACTCTTCCATGGTTACGTCTTTCACCGGAATAAACGGGATGACATCGGTGGCACCGATGCGAGGATGCTCTCCCGTGTGCTTTTCCATGTCAATCAGCTGGGCAGCCTTGGCGCAGGATTGAAAAGCCGCCTGTTTCACCGCCGCCGGCTCACCGATAAAGGTCACAACAGTCCGGTTATGGCTGGCGTCGGATTGCACATTCAGCAATTTAACCCCTTCCACCCGCCTGACTTCCGCCACAATGGCATCAATGGCATCCCGTCTCCGGCCTTCACTGAAATTCGGTACGCACTCAACCAATTTCGGCATTTATAATTCCCCCCTATCTTGTTTTTATATATGGGAAGTTTCCTGTCGACACTACTTTTATCTTACATGTTCTGCCTTTATCCCCAATTTCCTCTTACCCGGCTTGTTTCATACAATGCAGCGCAAAAAAAGGCCCTGCAACTCCAGTGCAAGGCCTTTCATACTGAGAAATCATTTGCAAAACCCCACTGCATCCCCGAATCCGGAACCGTTCAAAAAGGTTCAGATGCTAGGCAAGAGTTTCCTAAACTGATTTTTCTTTGAAATATGTAGCCACCGGCGTCCTGCACAGCAGCCAGGCGATCATGCTGCCCCCGGTGGTACTGATCAGGAAGGGCGCGACAAAGAAGAAAGCGCCAACCTGAGACCCGATCAGATATTTGGCAATCGGATACGAGAGAAGCCCGCCGATAATGCCGGTGCCGATGATTTCCCCCAGGACGGCTCCCAGGATGTGATGGGTCCGCTTATAGACAAACCCGGCCAGGGCCGCCCCTGCCATACTGCCGGGGAAAGCCAGCAAAGAGCCGGTTCCCAGGATATTGCGCAGCAGCGAAATGCTGAAAGCTGCGCCCACAGAATAGCGAGTACCCAGCAACACGGCCAGTAAAACATTAATGGCGTGCTGGACCGGAAAACACTTAGACACTCCAACCGGAATATACACCAGGTGCGACGAAAGAACTCCCACTGCAACCAATAAAGCTGTTACCGTCAATTTTCTGACAGGCATGATATCCCTCCTTTAAATTTTAATTGATTTTGCCGTAATGAATCAGAGTATCCGGCTGCATCGTGGATATCGCATCGAAGAGACGCATCCGGAATGTTCCCTGTTCTTCGCCCGTTTTGAGTGTTTTTTGCGCTATTTCGCCGGCAATGCCCATAACCGCCACACCGGCCACGGCGGCCGCAAACAGATCATCAACCGCCCCGCAGCAACAGCCGACCAAAGACGTCGTCATGCAGCCGGAACCGGTTATGCCGGTCAGCATGAGGTGCCCGTTATGGATCAAACAACGCTTATCGCCTTGGGCAATGACATCGGTTTTGCCGGTGATAGCGATCACGCATCCCAACCGCCGGGACAACTCCCGGGCAATCGCCTCGCCGCCCTGCTCGTCAGCCGTGGAGTCCACGCCGCGAATTC contains the following coding sequences:
- a CDS encoding class I adenylate-forming enzyme family protein; protein product: MFVHHLIYQGMADAIAFRGVNNVTYAQLQEEVAKYRTYFYQIGIRSGDNIGLFSRNSVEYVCSYMAIASLGAVVVPFNFQLTCREIAYIVKDACMKHIVTAEPLNIAEELHRYGYRQEVRQSLISDIKQQISQIGEMTPSFDNRLQEDQPCVIIYTSGTTGNPKGAVLSHKNLVANAGGLQKVLDISAQDNVLCVLPMYHCFAWTCAVLNPLLCGASITVLEAFAPKEALAAIKDYGVTVMYGVPPIYNLLTRVGTPEDLQGIRLLVSGGASLPENVARQFRQKYGKTVTEGYGLSEASPVVTLNPAGKTKFCSIGKALPGLEVRVVNSKGETLPPGEVGELIVKGHTVMQGYFNLPLETSLALRDGWLYTGDLAYQDTEDYLFIVDRLKDMIISNGENIYPREIEELLHSYPGIIEAAVVGQADELRGQAVCAYIVMAPDQAFDKKALKAYLQGNLAAYKMPRDFVAVDALPKNQTGKILKRVLRDQFTKDANDARVG
- a CDS encoding cyclodeaminase/cyclohydrolase family protein is translated as MMLIDKTVQGFITELASDSSAPGGGSVAALSASLGGALAIMVCRLTVNSEKHAAVHTEMAAVLNQAQAVTASLTRYIDEDTQAFNQVMAAYKLPKATDAEKQARSQKIQESTKQATILPLQVAEEALKVMELAAKTLEYGNPHAASDAAVAGLMAYAGLRGALYNVAINLPGIKDQAFADNVRAKAAAVRQQADKLNQQLESIGKEKLD
- the ftcD gene encoding glutamate formimidoyltransferase, with product MPKLVECVPNFSEGRRRDAIDAIVAEVRRVEGVKLLNVQSDASHNRTVVTFIGEPAAVKQAAFQSCAKAAQLIDMEKHTGEHPRIGATDVIPFIPVKDVTMEECVALANELAQEIAQKLDIPVYMYEAAAKTPVRKNLPDVRKGQYEGLKAEIVKPERQPDYGPVRMHPTAGATAVGARQFLIAYNINLGTSDVSIAKKIANTIREARGGYKYVRAMGVMLEDRNVAQVSINMVDYTGTPLFRVFETVKSEAARYGVNIIGSEVVGLLPMQALLDVADFYLRFEGFDRKQVLEDNL
- the thiW gene encoding energy coupling factor transporter S component ThiW; this translates as MPVRKLTVTALLVAVGVLSSHLVYIPVGVSKCFPVQHAINVLLAVLLGTRYSVGAAFSISLLRNILGTGSLLAFPGSMAGAALAGFVYKRTHHILGAVLGEIIGTGIIGGLLSYPIAKYLIGSQVGAFFFVAPFLISTTGGSMIAWLLCRTPVATYFKEKSV